From a region of the Triticum aestivum cultivar Chinese Spring chromosome 7D, IWGSC CS RefSeq v2.1, whole genome shotgun sequence genome:
- the LOC123164702 gene encoding phosphatidylinositol/phosphatidylcholine transfer protein SFH2 isoform X1: MGAACDDAVQQLARLLDQVEEPLKKTFQNVHQGYPTETLVRFLKAREWHVTNAHKMLVDCLNWRIQNEIDSILEKPIIPVDLYRSIRESQLVGLSGYSKEGVPVFAFGVGQSTYDKASVHYYVQSHIQINEYRDRIILPMATKKFRRPITTCIKVLDMTGLKLSALSLLKILTAISAVDELNYPEKAETYYIVNAPYIFSACWKVVKPLLQERTRKKVHVLSGRGKDELLKIMDHLSIPHFCRREGSSKASLSSVDDCFSLDHPFHQELYHYIEQQALNQELIKQGSLHVDIPDQDPDDAMIVEVIQAEFHKLGEQNGSADGDHK; the protein is encoded by the exons ATGGGGGCCGCCTGCGACGACGCCGTCCAGCAGCTCGCCCGTCTCCTCGACCAAG TCGAGGAGCCGCTCAAGAAGACGTTCCAG AATGTGCACCAGGGCTATCCAACAGAGACACTAGTGCGCTTCCTTAAAGCTAGAGAGTGGCATGTAACTAATGCTCATAAAATG CTTGTGgattgtttgaattggaggatacAAAATGAAATTGACAGTATACTGGAG AAACCTATAATCCCAGTAGACTTGTATAGATCGATACGAGAATCGCAGCTTGTTGGGTTATCGGGATACTCAAAGGAG GGCGTCCCAGTATTTGCCTTTGGTGTTGGACAGAGCACATATGACAAAGCTTCG GTCCATTACTATGTGCAATCTCATATTCAGATCAATGAGTACCGTGATCGTATTATTCTG CCTATGGCAACGAAGAAGTTTAGACGACCTATAACCACCTGTATAAAGGTTCTTGATATGACTGGTCTGAAGTTGTCAGCACTGAGCCTATTGAAG ATTTTGACTGCAATATCTGCTGTCGATGAACTGAATTACCCTGAAAAGGCCGAGACCTATTATATTGTGAATGCTCCATATATATTCTCAGCGTGTTGGAAG GTTGTGAAACCTCTACTGCAAGAGAGGACAAGAAAGAAGGTCCATGTTTTGAGTGGTCGTGGGAAAGATGAGCTCCTAAAG ATTATGGACCATTTGTCCATCCCCCATTTCTGTCGACGCGAGGGTTCATCAAAAGCTTCGTTGAGCAGCGTCGATGACTGCTTCTCGCTCGACCACCCTTTCCACCAAGAGCTCTATCATTACATCGAGCAGCAGGCGTTGAACCAGGAGCTCATCAAGCAGGGTTCTTTGCATGTAGACATCCCCGACCAAGACCCCGATGATGCCATGATTGTGGAGGTCATCCAGGCCGAGTTTCACAAGCTCGGTGAACAGAATGGGTCTGCTGATGGCGACCATAAATAA
- the LOC123164703 gene encoding phosphatidylcholine:diacylglycerol cholinephosphotransferase 1, whose protein sequence is MPPPSLTAANDRAAAASAANGHAAPVARRRAGKGKKVHPLPADGAAMGDGGERLAGGRRPMDWLSPAGVAGILRRHPLPVLFACGLLLFMGVEYTIPMIPAAAPPLDLGFHATAAMHAGIAARPWLNSLLAALNTVFVAMQAAYILWAVLAEQRPRAAIATLMMFTCRGLLGCSTQLPLPAEFLGSGMDFPVGNVSFFLFYSGHVAGAVIASIDMRRVGRRRLAVLYDTLNLLQFVRLLACRGHYTIDLAVGVGAGLVFDMLAGWYLDSKNIDSGDNRCCSSCQKALVSQKLTS, encoded by the exons ATGCCGCCGCCCAGCCTGACCGCCGCGAACGAcagggccgccgccgcctccgccgcgaacGGCCACGCGGCGCCGGTCGCGCGCCGCCGCGCGGGCAAGGGCAAGAAGGTCCACCCGCTGCCGGCCGACGGGGCCGCGATGggggacggcggcgagaggctggCGGGCGGGAGGAGGCCGATGGACTGGCTGTCGCCTGCCGGGGTGGCCGGCATCCTGCGGCGGCACCCGCTGCCGGTGCTGTTCGCGTGCGGGCTGCTGCTCTTCATGGGCGTGGAGTACACCATCCCCAtgatccccgccgccgcgccgccgctcgacctcggcttccacgccaccgccgccatgcACGCCGGGATCGCCGCCCGGCCCTGGCTCAACTCGCTCCTCGCCGCGCTCAACACG GTGTTCGTGGCGATGCAGGCCGCATACATCCTGTGGGCCGTCCTCGCCGAGCAGCGGCCGCGTGCCGCCATCGCCACGCTCATGATGTTCACCTGCCGCGGCCTGCTCGGCTGCTCCACGCAGCTGCCCCTGCCGGCGGAGTTCTTGGGCTCCGGCATGGACTTCCCCGTGGGGAACGTGTCCTTCTTCCTCTTCTACTCCGGGCACGTCGCCGGCGCGGTGATCGCGTCCATCGACATGCGCCGCGTGGGACGGCGCAGGCTGGCGGTGCTCTACGACACACTCAACTTGCTGCAGTTCGTCAGGCTGCTTGCGTGCAGAGGGCATTACACCATTGACCTGGCCGTCGGCGTCGGCGCTGGTCTCGTCTTCGACATGCTTGCCGGCTGGTACCTGGACAGCAAGAACATCGACAGCGGCGACAACCGTTGCTGCAGCAGCTGCCAGAAGGCTCTCGTCTCACAGAAGCTTACATCATAG
- the LOC123164702 gene encoding phosphatidylinositol/phosphatidylcholine transfer protein SFH2 isoform X2 produces MLVDCLNWRIQNEIDSILEKPIIPVDLYRSIRESQLVGLSGYSKEGVPVFAFGVGQSTYDKASVHYYVQSHIQINEYRDRIILPMATKKFRRPITTCIKVLDMTGLKLSALSLLKILTAISAVDELNYPEKAETYYIVNAPYIFSACWKVVKPLLQERTRKKVHVLSGRGKDELLKIMDHLSIPHFCRREGSSKASLSSVDDCFSLDHPFHQELYHYIEQQALNQELIKQGSLHVDIPDQDPDDAMIVEVIQAEFHKLGEQNGSADGDHK; encoded by the exons ATG CTTGTGgattgtttgaattggaggatacAAAATGAAATTGACAGTATACTGGAG AAACCTATAATCCCAGTAGACTTGTATAGATCGATACGAGAATCGCAGCTTGTTGGGTTATCGGGATACTCAAAGGAG GGCGTCCCAGTATTTGCCTTTGGTGTTGGACAGAGCACATATGACAAAGCTTCG GTCCATTACTATGTGCAATCTCATATTCAGATCAATGAGTACCGTGATCGTATTATTCTG CCTATGGCAACGAAGAAGTTTAGACGACCTATAACCACCTGTATAAAGGTTCTTGATATGACTGGTCTGAAGTTGTCAGCACTGAGCCTATTGAAG ATTTTGACTGCAATATCTGCTGTCGATGAACTGAATTACCCTGAAAAGGCCGAGACCTATTATATTGTGAATGCTCCATATATATTCTCAGCGTGTTGGAAG GTTGTGAAACCTCTACTGCAAGAGAGGACAAGAAAGAAGGTCCATGTTTTGAGTGGTCGTGGGAAAGATGAGCTCCTAAAG ATTATGGACCATTTGTCCATCCCCCATTTCTGTCGACGCGAGGGTTCATCAAAAGCTTCGTTGAGCAGCGTCGATGACTGCTTCTCGCTCGACCACCCTTTCCACCAAGAGCTCTATCATTACATCGAGCAGCAGGCGTTGAACCAGGAGCTCATCAAGCAGGGTTCTTTGCATGTAGACATCCCCGACCAAGACCCCGATGATGCCATGATTGTGGAGGTCATCCAGGCCGAGTTTCACAAGCTCGGTGAACAGAATGGGTCTGCTGATGGCGACCATAAATAA
- the LOC123168901 gene encoding ABC transporter G family member 26 has product MEISSEERVELSIVEHLPDNGDAGVEEDHLWPTKDGPLPIFLKFENVEYKVKLGAKNPLTAAKVAFASHMRVDHGGSSCKHILKGIGGSVDPGEILALMGPSGSGKTTLLKILGGRLGGAVKGQITYNDTPYSPCLKRRMGFVTQDDVLFPQLTVEETLVFAAFLRLPARMSKQQKRDRVDAIIAELNLERCRHTKIGGAFVRGVSGGERKRTSIGYEILVDPSLLLLDEPTSGLDSTSASKLIVILQRLAKSTRRTIITTIHQPSSRMFHMFDKLLLISEGHAIYHGKARDCMHHFSSLGFTPEIPMNPAEFLLDLATGNLEDISVPGLLRDGSPAPQEFRSRVVAYLQAKYRDHAGDGGEGQAKQPARRPGEQLRLAIRMRKDRSINWFQQFVVLSRRTFRERAADYLDKMRLAQAVGVALLLGLLWWKSQTGNEAQLRDQVGLIFYICIFWTSSSLFGSVYVFPFEKLYLVKERKADMYRLSAYYASSTLCDAVPHVVYPVLFMAILYFMADLRRTVPCFCLTLLATLLIVFTSQGTGELLGAAILSVKRAGVMASLVLMLFLLTGGYYVQHIPKFIRWLRYVSFMHYGFNLLLKAQYHGHLTYNCGSRTGCQRLQSSPSFDTVDLDGGMREVWILLAMAVAYRLLAYFCLLKRITLTPL; this is encoded by the exons ATGGAGATCAGCAGCGAGGAGAGGGTGGAGCTGTCCATCGTGGAgcacctccccgacaatggcgacGCCGGCGTGGAGGAGGATCATCTATGGCCGACCAAGGACGGCCCTCTTCCTATATTCCTCAAG TTTGAGAATGTGGAGTACAAGGTGAAGCTGGGTGCCAAGAACCCCCTGACGGCTGCAAAGGTGGCCTTCGCGTCTCACATGAGGGTGGATCATGGCGGCAGCAGCTGCAAGCACATCCTCAAGGGCATCGGCGGCAGCGTCGACCCCGGCGAGATCCTGGCACTGATGGGCCCCTCCGGCAGCGGCAAGACCACCCTGCTCAAGATACTCGGAGGCAGGCTGGGCGGCGCCGTCAAGGGCCAGATCACCTACAACGACACCCCCTACAGCCCCTGCCTCAAACGGAG GATGGGATTTGTGACGCAGGACGACGTGCTGTTCCCTCAGCTGACGGTGGAGGAGACGCTGGTGTTCGCGGCCTTCCTGAGGCTGCCGGCGCGCATGTCCAAGCAGCAGAAGCGCGACCGGGTGGACGCCATCATCGCGGAGCTGAACCTGGAGCGGTGCCGGCACACCAAGATCGGCGGCGCGTTCGTGCGCGGGGTGTCGGGCGGCGAGAGGAAGCGGACGAGCATCGGGTACGAGATCCTGGTGGACccgtcgctgctgctgctggacGAGCCCACGTCGGGGCTGGACTCCACGTCGGCCAGCAAGCtcatcgtcatcctgcagcggcTGGCCAAGTCGACGCGGCggaccatcatcaccaccatccacCAGCCGTCCAGCCGGATGTTCCACATGTTCGACAAGCTGCTGCTCATCTCCGAGGGCCACGCCATCTACCACGGCAAGGCCAGGGACTGCATGCACCACTTCTCCTCGCTGGGGTTCACGCCGGAGATCCCCATGAACCCGGCCGAGTTCCTGCTGGACCTCGCCACGGGCAACCTCGAGGACATCAGCGTCCCGGGGCTGCTCCGGGACGGCTCGCCGGCGCCGCAGGAGTTCAGGTCCCGCGTCGTGGCGTACCTGCAGGCCAAGTACAGGGACCACGCCGGGGACGGCGGGGAGGGCCAGGCGAAGCAGCCGGCGAGGCGGCCCGGGGAGCAGCTGAGGCTGGCCATCCGGATGCGCAAGGACCGGAGCATCAACTGGTTCCAGCAGTTCGTGGTGCTGTCGCGGCGCACGTTCCGGGAGCGCGCCGCCGACTACCTGGACAAGATGCGGCTGGCGCAGGCCGTGGGCGTGGCGCTCCTGCTGGGCCTGCTCTGGTGGAAGTCGCAGACGGGCAACGAGGCGCAGCTGAGGGACCAGGTGGGGCTCATCTTCTACATCTGCATCTTCTGGACCTCGTCGTCGCTCTTCGGCTCCGTCTACGTGTTCCCCTTCGAGAAGCTGTACCTGGTCAAGGAGCGCAAGGCCGACATGTACCGCCTCAGCGCCTACTACGCCAGCAGCACCCTCTGCGACGCCGTGCCGCACGTCGTCTACCCGGTCCTCTTCATGGCCATCCTCTACTTCATGGCCGACCTCCGCCGCACCGTCCCCTGCTTCTGCCTCACCCTCCTCGCCACCCTCCTCATTGTCTTCACCAGCCAG GGGACGGGGGAGCTGCTGGGGGCGGCGATCCTGAGCGTGAAGAGGGCGGGGGTGATGGCGTCGCTGGTGCTGATGCTGTTCCTGCTCACCGGAGGGTACTACGTGCAGCACATACCCAAGTTCATACGGTGGCTGAGGTACGTCTCCTTCATGCACTACGGCTTCAACCTGCTGCTCAAGGCGCAGTACCACGGCCACCTCACCTACAACTGCGGGAGCCGGACCGGGTGCCAGCGGCTGCAGTCGTCGCCGTCCTTCGACACCGTCGACCTCGACGGCGGCATGCGCGAGGTCTGGATCCTGCTCGCCATGGCCGTCGCGTACCGCCTCCTCGCCTACTTCTGCCTCCTCAAGAGGATCACCCTCACGCCCTTGTGA